A DNA window from Phaeobacter sp. A36a-5a contains the following coding sequences:
- a CDS encoding enoyl-CoA hydratase-related protein — translation MDYKEILFSLEDGLAVVTLNRPAKMNALTGLTRAEITHAMQRAGKEARAVVLTGSGVSFCSGQDLSDAASQGKLDLERTLRDEYTPMLEAIYNCPVPTIAAVNGPAAGAGANLALAADVVIATESAYFMQAFARIGLMPDAGGTWFMPRQMGMAKAMGAALFADKISAKQASDWGMIWEAIPDAEFDAHWRARAAYLANGPTRAFGAIKSAIRDGYGNSLPEQLSEEAHLQGQCGKTRDFMEGVTAFMEKRPAKFEGR, via the coding sequence ATGGATTACAAGGAAATTCTGTTCTCGCTGGAAGACGGCTTGGCCGTTGTGACGCTGAACCGACCCGCAAAGATGAACGCGCTGACCGGTCTGACGCGGGCGGAGATCACCCATGCGATGCAGCGCGCGGGCAAAGAGGCCCGTGCGGTGGTCCTGACCGGTTCCGGCGTGTCATTCTGTTCGGGGCAGGATCTGTCCGACGCCGCAAGCCAGGGCAAGCTGGATCTGGAACGGACGCTGCGGGATGAATACACCCCGATGCTGGAGGCGATCTATAACTGCCCGGTGCCCACCATTGCCGCTGTAAACGGCCCGGCTGCGGGTGCGGGTGCCAATCTGGCGCTGGCCGCCGATGTGGTGATCGCCACCGAGAGCGCTTATTTCATGCAGGCCTTTGCCCGTATTGGCCTCATGCCGGATGCCGGCGGCACCTGGTTCATGCCGCGCCAGATGGGCATGGCCAAGGCAATGGGGGCCGCGCTGTTTGCTGATAAGATCTCCGCCAAACAGGCGAGCGACTGGGGCATGATCTGGGAAGCCATTCCCGACGCCGAATTTGACGCCCATTGGCGCGCCCGTGCGGCCTATCTGGCGAATGGCCCGACCCGTGCGTTCGGCGCGATCAAGAGCGCGATCCGCGATGGCTATGGCAACAGCCTGCCGGAGCAGCTGTCCGAGGAGGCCCATCTGCAAGGCCAATGCGGCAAGACCCGGGACTTCATGGAAGGGGTCACCGCTTTTATGGAAAAACGCCCCGCGAAGTTCGAAGGCCGCTAA
- a CDS encoding cytochrome c-type biogenesis protein: protein MTRLFLARLLLALTLLAPMVATGTPALAVEPDEILDDPVLESRARELSKDLRCLVCRNENIDESNADLARDLRLLVRERLVAGDSDAEAMAFIVERYGEYVLLSPRANGANWLLYAAGPLMLVMALLLAGGYIRARSRTPEAEDPGADSLSAQERAQLDRILKD, encoded by the coding sequence ATGACACGACTGTTTCTTGCCCGGCTGTTGCTGGCGTTGACGCTGCTGGCTCCGATGGTTGCCACCGGCACCCCGGCGCTGGCGGTTGAACCTGACGAAATTCTTGATGATCCGGTTCTGGAAAGTCGCGCGCGTGAGCTGTCCAAGGATCTGCGCTGTCTGGTCTGCCGCAACGAGAATATCGACGAAAGCAATGCCGATCTGGCCCGTGATCTGCGCCTGCTGGTGCGCGAGCGGCTGGTGGCCGGTGACAGCGACGCCGAGGCGATGGCCTTCATCGTGGAGCGCTACGGCGAATATGTGTTGCTCAGCCCGCGTGCAAATGGTGCCAACTGGCTGCTTTATGCCGCCGGTCCGCTGATGCTGGTGATGGCGCTGCTGCTGGCCGGGGGCTATATCCGCGCCCGCAGCCGCACTCCGGAGGCGGAGGACCCCGGCGCCGACAGCCTTAGCGCGCAGGAACGTGCGCAGCTCGATCGCATCCTGAAAGACTGA
- a CDS encoding heme lyase CcmF/NrfE family subunit, translating into MITELGHFALILAFVIATVQMVVPLVGAHFRWPGWMSVAEPAAQAQFFFTAFSFGALMWAFITSDFSLRLVALNSHSAKPMLYKISGTWGNHEGSMLLWVLIVSLFGAVASVFGNGLPPTLKARVLSVQAAIGVAFFAFILFTSNPFLRLAVPPFDGQGLNPLLQDPGLAFHPPFLYLGYVGLSMAFSFAVAALIEGRIDAAWGRWVRPWTLAAWIFLTIGIALGSWWAYYELGWGGFWFWDPVENASFMPWLLAAALLHSAIVVEKREALKSWTILLAILAFGFSLIGTFIVRSGLLTSVHAFASDPERGVFILYILAIFTGGALLLFALRAQAMQAKGVFGLVSRETALVANNILLAVSCFVVFFGTLWPVVAEMAFDRKLSVGPPFFNAAFTPFMVVLGAILPVGAMLPWKRGLLARTAWRLRFVFALALAFGVLAWAMQTGRSGLGPIGLFLGVWIVVGAFADLWLRGSATGRWQRLLRLPRADWGKALAHAGLGVTIFAIAGLTAWQDEDIRVAEVNRPFDVGAYTLELQAVRRVQGPNYFSTMADIEVTRAGRFVALLNPEKREYPVSRMPTTEAAIDYRFLRDLYVVIGDQQANGGWTVRTYIKPLANWIWGGCLLMALGGLLSLSDRRFRVAAGARRAPREGVPAE; encoded by the coding sequence ATGATTACAGAACTCGGTCACTTCGCCCTCATCCTTGCCTTTGTGATTGCCACCGTGCAGATGGTGGTGCCCTTGGTTGGCGCCCATTTCCGCTGGCCCGGCTGGATGTCGGTGGCCGAGCCTGCGGCGCAGGCGCAGTTCTTCTTTACCGCCTTTTCCTTTGGGGCGTTGATGTGGGCCTTTATCACGTCGGATTTCTCGCTGCGGCTGGTGGCGCTGAACAGCCATTCCGCCAAGCCGATGCTTTACAAAATCTCCGGCACCTGGGGCAATCACGAAGGGTCGATGCTGCTCTGGGTGCTGATTGTCAGCCTGTTTGGCGCCGTGGCCTCGGTCTTTGGCAATGGCCTGCCGCCAACGCTGAAGGCCCGGGTGCTGTCAGTACAGGCGGCGATTGGCGTGGCGTTCTTTGCCTTCATCCTGTTTACCTCAAACCCGTTCCTGCGCCTTGCGGTGCCGCCGTTTGACGGGCAGGGGCTGAACCCCTTGTTGCAGGACCCTGGTCTCGCCTTTCATCCGCCGTTCCTCTACCTCGGCTATGTCGGCCTGAGCATGGCGTTTTCCTTTGCCGTGGCGGCGCTGATCGAGGGGCGGATTGACGCCGCGTGGGGGCGCTGGGTCAGGCCCTGGACCTTGGCGGCCTGGATCTTTCTCACCATCGGTATCGCGCTGGGGTCCTGGTGGGCCTATTACGAGCTGGGCTGGGGCGGCTTCTGGTTCTGGGATCCGGTGGAAAATGCCTCCTTCATGCCCTGGCTGCTGGCGGCAGCGCTGCTGCATTCCGCCATCGTGGTGGAAAAGCGCGAAGCCCTGAAAAGCTGGACCATCCTGCTGGCGATTCTTGCCTTTGGCTTTTCGCTGATTGGCACGTTTATCGTGCGATCCGGCCTGCTGACCTCGGTCCATGCCTTTGCCAGCGACCCGGAGCGCGGGGTGTTCATCCTCTATATTCTGGCGATTTTCACCGGTGGCGCGCTGCTGCTGTTTGCGCTGCGTGCGCAGGCGATGCAGGCCAAGGGGGTCTTTGGCCTCGTCAGCCGCGAGACCGCGCTGGTGGCCAATAACATCCTGCTGGCGGTGAGCTGTTTTGTCGTCTTCTTCGGCACGCTCTGGCCGGTGGTGGCGGAGATGGCCTTTGATCGCAAGCTGAGTGTGGGTCCGCCGTTCTTCAACGCAGCCTTCACCCCCTTCATGGTGGTGCTCGGCGCGATCCTGCCGGTGGGTGCGATGCTGCCGTGGAAACGCGGCCTTCTGGCGCGCACGGCCTGGCGGCTGCGTTTTGTCTTTGCGCTGGCGCTGGCGTTTGGCGTGCTGGCCTGGGCGATGCAGACCGGCCGGTCCGGCCTGGGGCCAATCGGGCTGTTCCTCGGGGTGTGGATCGTGGTTGGCGCCTTTGCTGACCTCTGGCTGCGGGGCAGCGCGACCGGGCGCTGGCAGCGTCTGTTGCGCCTGCCGCGTGCGGATTGGGGCAAGGCGCTGGCCCATGCCGGTCTGGGGGTCACGATCTTTGCCATCGCCGGGCTGACCGCCTGGCAGGACGAAGACATTCGCGTGGCCGAGGTGAACCGGCCCTTCGACGTCGGCGCCTATACGCTGGAGCTGCAGGCCGTCCGCCGGGTGCAGGGGCCGAATTATTTCAGCACCATGGCGGATATCGAAGTGACCCGGGCAGGGCGGTTCGTGGCGCTGCTGAACCCGGAGAAGCGTGAGTATCCGGTGTCGCGGATGCCGACCACCGAGGCGGCGATAGACTACCGGTTCCTGCGCGATCTCTATGTGGTGATCGGCGACCAGCAGGCCAATGGTGGCTGGACGGTACGGACCTATATCAAACCGCTGGCGAACTGGATCTGGGGTGGCTGCCTGTTGATGGCCTTGGGTGGTCTGCTGAGCCTGAGTGACCGTCGTTTCCGCGTTGCGGCAGGGGCGCGCCGCGCCCCGCGTGAAGGAGTGCCCGCCGAATGA
- a CDS encoding holin family protein, translating to MGLIADVLRGLFGRERNVVVETLEVFRENAEAGAERDQARRADALAQLAAEFARGGGGAPRGWFDRWMDGLNRLPRPLLALSTLALLGSAMVDPVWFAARMQGLALVPEPLWWLLGVIVSFYFGARQQLKSQGFQREIAESLAQVPAVAANVARIDALRRADPQAPASANSPVLHGDVDASDYDLVENPALEDWMALSRAAR from the coding sequence ATGGGGCTGATTGCGGATGTGCTGCGGGGCCTGTTCGGCCGGGAGCGGAATGTCGTTGTCGAAACGCTGGAGGTGTTTCGCGAGAACGCCGAAGCCGGTGCGGAGCGGGATCAGGCGCGCCGCGCAGATGCGCTGGCCCAGCTGGCGGCGGAATTTGCCCGTGGCGGCGGCGGCGCGCCCAGAGGCTGGTTCGATCGCTGGATGGACGGGCTGAACCGGCTGCCGCGGCCCTTGCTGGCGCTCTCGACGCTGGCGCTGCTCGGCTCGGCGATGGTGGATCCCGTGTGGTTTGCGGCCCGAATGCAGGGACTGGCGCTGGTCCCGGAGCCGCTGTGGTGGTTGCTGGGGGTGATTGTCTCCTTCTATTTCGGGGCACGCCAGCAGCTCAAGAGCCAGGGGTTCCAGCGCGAGATCGCCGAAAGCCTCGCGCAGGTTCCAGCGGTCGCGGCGAATGTCGCCCGGATCGACGCGCTGCGCCGCGCTGACCCTCAGGCCCCGGCATCGGCAAACTCACCGGTGCTGCATGGTGATGTCGACGCAAGTGATTATGATCTCGTTGAAAATCCAGCGCTGGAGGACTGGATGGCCCTCTCCCGAGCAGCCAGGTGA
- a CDS encoding holin-associated N-acetylmuramidase — translation MQDIKAIAQEIIAREGGYVDDPDDPGGATKHGVTLGTLQRLGMDLTGDGDIDKADVAAVSEAQAVDLYIRHYFDRPRIAALPEVLQPSVFDMYVNAGANAVRILQRLLVQMGYELAVDGRIGPQTATAARAAAKIGRVALRDAYGVARRNYYFRIADRRPASRKYARTRKGGKGGWILRAESFISPQYHLSPAEFQARVATWG, via the coding sequence ATGCAGGACATCAAAGCCATCGCTCAGGAAATCATTGCCCGCGAAGGCGGCTATGTGGACGACCCGGATGATCCCGGCGGCGCCACCAAACACGGTGTGACCCTCGGCACGCTCCAGCGCCTCGGCATGGATCTGACCGGCGATGGTGACATCGACAAGGCGGATGTCGCGGCTGTCAGCGAGGCGCAGGCGGTGGATCTCTACATCCGGCATTACTTCGACCGGCCCCGGATTGCGGCGCTGCCGGAGGTGCTTCAGCCCTCGGTCTTTGACATGTATGTAAATGCCGGCGCCAATGCGGTGCGGATTTTGCAGCGCCTGCTGGTGCAGATGGGCTATGAGCTGGCAGTGGATGGGCGGATCGGCCCGCAGACCGCCACGGCGGCCCGCGCGGCGGCCAAGATCGGCCGCGTTGCGCTGCGGGACGCCTATGGCGTGGCCCGGCGGAACTATTACTTTCGCATTGCCGACCGGCGTCCGGCCAGCCGCAAATATGCCCGAACCCGCAAGGGCGGCAAGGGTGGCTGGATCCTGCGGGCCGAAAGCTTCATCTCGCCGCAATATCACCTCAGCCCGGCAGAATTTCAGGCACGGGTGGCGACATGGGGCTGA
- the ccmE gene encoding cytochrome c maturation protein CcmE yields the protein MKSLKKQRRIQIIALTTVALVVATALIGYAMRDGINFFRSPSQVIAAPPEASEVFRIGGLVEEGSIVRGQGETLRFVVTDGGASVPVTYTGVLPDLFSENQGMVGTGRYINGVFEASEILAKHDETYMPKEVMDALKEQGVYQAPES from the coding sequence ATGAAGTCACTGAAGAAACAACGCCGTATCCAGATCATCGCGCTCACAACTGTGGCGCTGGTGGTGGCGACGGCGTTGATTGGCTACGCCATGCGCGACGGCATCAATTTCTTCCGCTCGCCCAGCCAGGTGATTGCGGCGCCACCGGAGGCAAGCGAGGTCTTTCGCATCGGCGGGCTGGTCGAGGAGGGCAGCATCGTGCGTGGTCAGGGCGAGACCCTGCGCTTTGTGGTGACGGATGGCGGCGCCTCGGTCCCGGTCACCTATACCGGTGTGCTGCCGGATCTGTTCTCTGAGAACCAGGGTATGGTCGGCACCGGACGCTACATCAATGGCGTGTTTGAAGCCTCTGAAATACTTGCCAAACATGATGAGACCTATATGCCGAAAGAGGTCATGGACGCGCTAAAGGAACAAGGCGTGTATCAGGCCCCGGAGAGCTGA
- the argC gene encoding N-acetyl-gamma-glutamyl-phosphate reductase, translating into MTHKVAILGASGYTGAELVRLIDQHPMIEIVALSADRKAGMTMAEVFPHLRHMDLPVLCKIDEIDFAGIDLCFCALPHKTSQDVIAALPQDLKIVDLSADFRLRDPAEYEKWYGNPHAALAQQKEAVYGLTEFYREGIRSARLVAGTGCNAATGQFALRPLIAAGVIDLDDIILDLKCAVSGAGRSLKENLLHAELSEGYHGYAIGGTHRHLGEFDQEFSKIAGRPVKVQFTPHLVPANRGILATVYVKGDAQTIHQTFASAYADEPFIELLPFGEAPSTRHVRGSNFCHIGVAADRIEGRAIIVAALDNLTKGSSGQALQNANLMLGEEETTGLMMAPLFP; encoded by the coding sequence ATGACCCATAAAGTAGCTATTCTGGGCGCCTCCGGTTACACCGGCGCTGAACTGGTGCGGCTGATTGATCAGCACCCCATGATCGAAATTGTCGCCCTCTCTGCCGACCGCAAGGCAGGCATGACCATGGCCGAGGTGTTCCCGCATCTGCGCCATATGGATCTGCCGGTGCTCTGCAAGATTGACGAAATCGACTTTGCGGGCATCGACCTGTGTTTCTGCGCGCTGCCGCATAAGACCAGCCAGGACGTGATTGCCGCCCTGCCGCAGGATCTGAAGATCGTGGATCTGTCGGCGGATTTCCGGCTGCGCGATCCTGCGGAATATGAAAAATGGTACGGCAACCCCCATGCCGCGCTGGCGCAGCAGAAAGAGGCGGTCTATGGCCTGACCGAATTCTACCGCGAGGGAATCAGATCCGCGCGGCTGGTGGCCGGCACTGGCTGTAATGCGGCCACTGGCCAGTTCGCGCTGCGCCCGCTGATCGCGGCCGGGGTGATTGATCTCGATGACATCATTCTGGACCTGAAATGCGCCGTTTCCGGCGCTGGCCGCAGCCTGAAGGAAAACCTGCTGCACGCCGAGCTGAGCGAAGGGTACCACGGCTATGCCATCGGTGGCACGCACCGCCATCTGGGCGAGTTTGACCAGGAGTTTTCCAAGATCGCAGGCCGCCCGGTCAAGGTGCAGTTCACCCCGCATCTGGTGCCGGCCAACCGCGGCATTCTGGCCACCGTCTATGTCAAAGGAGACGCGCAGACGATCCATCAGACCTTTGCCAGCGCTTATGCGGATGAGCCCTTCATCGAGCTGCTGCCCTTTGGTGAGGCGCCCTCCACGCGGCATGTCCGTGGCTCCAACTTCTGCCACATCGGGGTCGCTGCAGACCGCATCGAAGGCCGCGCCATCATCGTTGCGGCACTTGATAACCTGACAAAAGGTAGCAGCGGGCAAGCCTTGCAGAACGCCAACCTGATGTTAGGTGAAGAGGAAACCACGGGGCTGATGATGGCGCCGCTGTTCCCCTGA
- a CDS encoding glutamate racemase translates to MAVGIFDSGLGGLTVLNAAQERLPDVDFLYYADSAHAPYGVRDAEDIYQLTKAAVEDMWSKGCDLVILACNTASAAALRRMQEGGLPEGKRVLGVFVPLIEALTERQWGDNSPPREVAVKHVALFATPATVSSRAFQRELAFRAIGVDVEAQACGGVVDAIEDGDMILAEALVRSHVDALKRKMPQPQAAILGCTHYPLMEDIFQAALGDGVQVFSQGKLVAESLADYLERHPHMMGSGQGGFYTTGVPSRVSDRATQFLRREMIFQAA, encoded by the coding sequence ATGGCTGTAGGTATCTTTGATTCCGGCCTTGGCGGGCTGACGGTTCTGAATGCCGCGCAGGAGCGGCTGCCGGATGTGGACTTCCTCTACTACGCGGACAGCGCCCATGCGCCCTATGGCGTGCGCGATGCCGAAGACATTTACCAGCTGACCAAGGCCGCAGTTGAAGACATGTGGTCGAAGGGCTGCGATCTGGTCATTCTGGCCTGCAACACCGCCTCGGCGGCGGCGCTGCGCCGGATGCAGGAAGGCGGGCTGCCCGAGGGCAAGCGCGTGCTGGGTGTGTTTGTCCCTCTCATCGAAGCGCTGACCGAGCGGCAGTGGGGCGACAATTCGCCGCCGCGCGAAGTTGCGGTGAAACATGTCGCGCTGTTTGCAACGCCCGCCACCGTCTCCAGCCGCGCGTTCCAGCGTGAACTAGCGTTCCGCGCCATCGGCGTCGATGTCGAGGCGCAGGCCTGCGGTGGTGTTGTGGATGCCATCGAAGACGGCGACATGATCCTTGCCGAGGCGCTGGTGCGCAGCCATGTCGATGCGCTGAAGCGCAAGATGCCACAGCCGCAGGCGGCGATCCTTGGCTGCACCCATTACCCGCTGATGGAAGATATCTTTCAGGCGGCTCTGGGCGACGGGGTTCAGGTGTTCAGCCAGGGCAAACTGGTGGCCGAGAGCCTTGCCGACTATCTGGAGCGTCATCCCCATATGATGGGCTCGGGGCAGGGCGGGTTCTACACCACCGGTGTGCCGAGCCGCGTCAGCGATCGCGCCACGCAGTTCTTGCGACGAGAGATGATCTTTCAGGCGGCCTGA
- a CDS encoding lysophospholipid acyltransferase family protein gives MNSYARDTGSRREAMRSARDLSYAHSAQTRPGRAMIRVMENATGRLQLIKRAEGYEADVAAGQSFWTVMRDRYGLQLELLGGTLANIPKDQPVVVIANHPYGILDGLMLGHILSEARGDFRILAHQVFRKADDLSRVILPIDFAETKAALKTNLETRKTALDYLGQGGAIGIFPGGTVSTAARPFLRPMVPPMDPVWRGFTARMIAKSRAVVVPIYFDGHTSRLFQIASHVHPTLRMGLLIKEFRKRVDTPVRVAIGSPIGREILDPLAGDAKAMMDFLRKATYELSPKPLKSYDYGYEFEEKHRA, from the coding sequence ATGAACAGCTATGCCAGAGACACTGGATCACGACGTGAGGCGATGCGCAGCGCACGAGATCTCTCTTATGCGCATTCCGCCCAGACCCGGCCGGGACGGGCGATGATCCGGGTGATGGAGAATGCCACCGGGCGGCTACAGCTGATCAAACGTGCCGAAGGCTATGAGGCGGATGTCGCCGCCGGGCAGAGCTTCTGGACTGTCATGCGCGACCGCTACGGGCTGCAGCTGGAGCTGCTGGGAGGCACGCTTGCCAATATCCCGAAGGATCAGCCGGTGGTGGTGATCGCCAATCATCCCTACGGTATTCTGGATGGTCTGATGCTGGGGCATATCCTGTCCGAGGCGCGGGGCGATTTCCGCATTCTGGCGCATCAGGTGTTTCGCAAGGCCGACGATCTGTCCCGCGTTATCCTGCCGATTGATTTTGCCGAAACCAAGGCGGCACTGAAGACCAATCTGGAGACCCGCAAGACCGCACTGGACTATCTGGGTCAGGGCGGCGCGATCGGCATCTTTCCGGGCGGCACAGTGTCCACCGCCGCGCGGCCCTTTCTGCGGCCGATGGTGCCGCCGATGGATCCGGTCTGGCGTGGCTTTACTGCGCGGATGATCGCCAAATCTCGCGCGGTTGTGGTGCCGATCTACTTCGACGGGCATACCTCCCGGCTGTTCCAGATCGCCAGCCATGTCCACCCGACTCTGCGTATGGGCCTGTTGATCAAGGAGTTTCGCAAACGGGTGGATACGCCGGTCCGGGTCGCCATCGGCAGCCCGATCGGGCGCGAGATCCTCGATCCGCTGGCAGGTGACGCAAAAGCAATGATGGATTTCCTGCGCAAAGCCACGTATGAGCTGTCTCCGAAACCACTCAAATCCTATGACTATGGGTATGAGTTTGAGGAGAAACACCGCGCCTGA